GACCGGCTACAACACGCAAGACCTGGTGTTGAAACCGGTGTTTCACGATGCCGCGATTGCGATGATCGAGGCGCTGGCCGAGGAATGTGCCGACGGCCCGGCGCTGGCCATCGGCGGCCCCTTGGTCGAGGAAGGCAAGCTGTACAACGCTTACCTGATCCTCAAGGGCGGCAAGATCGTCAGCCGCTCGCTCAAGACCCATTTGCCCAACGAGACGGTGTTCGACGAGGTGCGCATTTTCGATGCCGGGCCGCTGGGCGGTCCCTATTCGGTAGGCAATACCCGCATCGGCAGCCCGATCTGCGAGGATGCCTGGCACGAGGATGTGGCCGAGACCCTGGCCGAGACCGGGGCCGAGTTCTTGCTGGTGCCCAATGGCTCGCCCTATTACCGCGACAAATACGACATGCGCATCAACCAGATGGTGGCGCGGGTGGTCGAAACCGGCCTGCCGCTCATTTATCTCAATATGGTGGGTGGTCAGGACGATCAGGTGTTCGATGGTGGCACATTCGGTCTGAACCCGGGCGGCGCGCTGGCGTTCCGCATGCCGGTCTTTGACGAGGCGATCACCCATGTCGATCTGGAACGCGGGTCCGAGGGCTGGCAGATCGTCCAGGGAGAGGTGGCGCCGCTGCCCGATGCCTGGGAGCAGGATTACCGCGTGATGGTCGAAAGCCTGCGCGACTACATGCGCAAGACCGGCTTTGCCAAGGTGCTGCTGGGCCTGTCCGGCGGGGTGGATTCGGCGCTGGTGGCGGCGATTGCCACCGATGCGCTGGGGCCTGAGAACGTGCGCTGTGTGATGCTGCCCTCGGAATACACCAGCCGGTCATCGCTGGACGATGCCGAGGCCGTGGCGCAGGCGCTGGGCGTGCGCTATGACTATGTGCCGATCTCGGAAAGCCGGGCGGCGGTGACCAATACGCTGGCGCCGCTGTTTGCCGGGACCGAGCCGGGCCTGACCGAGGAGAACATCCAGTCCCGCCTGCGCGGCCTCTTGCTGATGGCGCTGTCCAACAAGTTCGGAGAGATGCTGCTGACCACCGGCAACAAGTCCGAGGTGGCGGTGGGCTATGCCACGATCTATGGCGACATGGCGGGTGGTTATAACCCGATCAAGGATCTCTACAAGACGCGGGTGTTCGAGACCTGCCGCTGGCGCAACGCCAATCACCGGCTCTGGATGATGGGACCGGCGGGCGAGGTGATCCGGCCTTCGGTCATCGACAAGCCGCCCAGTGCCGAACTGCGCGAGGATCAGAAGGACAGCGACAGCCTGCCGGATTATCCCGAGCTGGACGCGATCCTGGATATTCTGGTCGATCAGGACGGCTCCATCGCCGATTGCGTGGCCGCCGGGTTCGACCGCGATGTCGCCCGCCGGGTCGAGCATCTGATCTATATCAGCGAGTACAAGCGGTATCAGGCGGCCCCCGGTGCGCGGCTGACCCCACGTGCCTTCTGGCTGGACCGGCGTTATCCCATCGTGAATCGCTGGCGCGACCCGAGTTGATGCGGCACCGGCAACAATCGCCGGTGTTTGGCGGGAACTGTCCTCGGGTCAAATCCGATTTGAGGCGAATTTGACCTAAATGTGACATTTTAAGGGCGCGGGGCCCGTGATGATGGCAAAATCGCCAAAGTCATTGCTCCATGCCCCGATCGACGGGCGCAAGCCGGGGCAGGAAATTACTCGTGTCTGGGATGTGTGCCATGTTCAACCCTCTGAATGCGCCCCCGCAAGGGGTGGAAATGCTGAAATCGCCACCGCGTGAGATCGACGAAGCCGAGATCGACCAGTTCGTGCAGGCCGTGATGCGCCAAGAGGCCGCCGCGCCCAAGCCGCGCAAGACCCTGCCCGAGATTGCCCCTGCCGTGCCCGAGGCGGCTGCGTCCGAAGAAAGCGAAGAACGCAAGCCGCGCTATCAGCCCAAATGGCGTCATTCGGCGGCTATTCTGGCGCTGGCGCTGCTGATCGGCTGGCCCGGGCTGCTGGTGGCCCTGCTGGGGCTTGCGGTTGTGGTTCCGGTCATTGCCTATCTGACGCTGGGCCATGATCGGGCCTCGGAATGTGTCGCGGCTGCTTTTGCCCGTTTTCGCCGGCTTGATCCGGTTCGGGCCGAGATCCTGCGCGGCTGGGCCATGCGCCGTGTCGCTGGTGTCGAGCGGGTGCTGTCCTGGCTGCCTGAACGCTGGACCTCGGGGCTCTACCTGCCCGATCTGCGGGATACGCCTGTCTCGCATGACAAGATGCGTCTCGATCCGTTCTCGCGTTTCCAGGCCGAACAGGCCGAAACGCCTGACGCAGGGTAATGGCAGTTCTGCCACAGACTGCAAGGATGTGATCCGGCGCGGCGATTTTGACCCTTTTGTCCGGGCGGGTCGGGCTACATCACTGGCACCGATTGTGTCATCTGATTGAGCCCTAATGCCCGGACCTCGCCCGACAGATTTCTATTCCGACCTCGCCCTGCCCAAGCAGGTCGAGGTTGTTGTGGTTGGCGGCGGCATCATCGGGGTATCGGCGGCGCTGGAACTGGCCGAGCGGGGCGTTTCGGTCCTGCTGTGCGAGAAGGGCCAGATCGGGGCCGAACAAAGTTCACGCAACTGGGGTTGGGTGCGTCTGGGCATGCGCGATCCGCGCGAGATACCCCTGATGCAGGCGGCGCTGGAGATCTGGGACGGGCTGGATGACCGGCTTGGACGCAGCACCGGTTTCGTGCGCTCGGGCATCCTGTTCGCCGCTTCGGGGCGGCGCAGCGTGGGCAACCTGGAACGCTGGGCGCGCCATGTGGATGGGTTGGAGACGCGGGCACGGATGATCGAGGGGGCGGAACTTGCCGCTCATCTGCCCGGTCACAGCAAGCTGCCGCGCGCGGCGCTGTTCATGCCACAGGATGGCCGGGCCGAGCCGCAATGGGCGGCCCCTGCGGTCGCCGAGGGCGCCCGCGACCGGGGTGCGCAAATCCTGACCGCCTGCGCTGTGCGCTCGGTGGATGTCGAGGCGGGGCAGGTGACCGGCGTCTATACCGAACGGGGCCGGGTGGCCTGTTCCCGTGTGATCCTGGCGGGCGGGGCGTGGTCGCGGCTGTTCGCCGGGAATGCGGGTGTGTCGCTGCCGCAGCTCAAGGTTCTGAACACGGTGCTGCGCAGTTCACCCACGGTCGAGGGTCCGAATGCCGCCTATTGGTCTGACGGGTTCGCCATGCGCCGTCGTGCCGATGGTGGCTTTACCATAGCTGCGGGCACGCAGAACACGGTTGATCTGGTGCCCGACAGTCTGCGGCTGGCACATCGATTCCTGCCCGCTTTCCGGCAGGAATGGCGGTCGCTGCGCTTTCGGCTGTCGCGCCGCTGGCTGGAAGAGGCGCAGCAGGCGCGGCAATGGCAACCGGGTGATGTGACCCCGTTCGAGCTGACCCGGATACTTGACCCCGAACCCTCGCAGAAACATCTGCGCCGCGCCTGGAATGCGGCGCGCCGGGCCTTTCCGATGCTCGACGGGTCCGAAATCATGCAGAGCTGGGCCGGGATGATCGACGTCACCCCGGACGCGATCCCGGTGATCTCGGATGTGCCCGCCCTGCCGGGCCTGTTCATCGCAACCGGGTTTTCCGGCCACGGCTTTGGGATCGGGCCGGGCGCCGGGCGGCTGGTCGCCGATCTGGCGACGGGCGAAACCCCGGTGGTCGACCCGTGGGCGTTTCGCCTGTCGCGGTTCAGTGACGGCAGCCGGGTGGCGCCCGATCCGGGCTATTGACCCCAGCGAAGGGGGATCACCCCATCAACTGATAACCGACGGGCACGAAGCGGAAGCCCTCGCCACGGGTCTCGACATAGCCCGCCGCCGGGAAGGGCATGTGATAGCCGATCATCGGCACCCGGTCGGCGGCCAGCATGCCCAAGATTGCGCGGCGCGAGGCGGTTGCCTTGGCCTTGTCCATGTCAAAGCGTACCTCCCATTCAGGATGCGCAAAGGACCAGACATAATGGTTGGCCAGATCCGCGGTCAGCATCAGCTGCTGCCCGTCGCTTTCGAGCATATAGCCCATATGCCCCGGCGTGTGGCCCGAGGCATCGACCGCCGTCACCCCCGCCGCGACCGAGGCGCCGGGTTCGACAAAGGTCATCTTCTCGGCCAGCGGCGTGACATGTGACTTGACGAGATCACCGACGCGGTTGCCGGCCTCGGCCTTTGACCAGAAGTCATACTCGGCGGCGCCGGTGACATAACGGGCATTGGCAAAGGTGGGGGCGCCATCGGTCACCATGCCGCCGATATGGTCGGGATGCATATGGGTGATCACCACCACGTCGATTGCCTCGGGCGCGACGCCGGCAGCGTCGAGCGCGCGGGTAATGCCGCCCTGGCCCAGGCCGGTGTCGAACAGCACCAGTTCGGCCCCGGTATCGATCAGCGTCGGGGTGAAAAAGAACTGTGCCATGTCGGCGGGGATGAAGTTCTCGGCCGAGACACGGGCGAAATCTTCGTCCGAGGCGCCGCCGCCAAAGATGTCCTTGGCCCCGTCACGCGGCAGGCTGCCGTCAAGCAGGGTGGTCACCCCCATGCTGCCCAGCTTGAACGAGCGGGCGATAGGAGCCGCCGCCTTGCCGCCATGGCCACCGGCAAGGACGGGCGCCGCGGCGGCGGCAAGCGGCAGGGATGCGGCACCGGTCAGGGCGGCGCGGCGCGAAAGCTTCAGGGTCATGGTCAGACCTCCCCAATACTGTGTGAAACACGGATAACGATAGGTCATGGCAGAGGCCCGGCAACCTTGTCATTTGCGCATATCTCTGTGCGGATTTGGCACCCGCCCGGATGTTCGCGCCGGCAAGGGGTGATCAGGGCCATCATGACGGGGGATGCCGGCCCTTGGCCGGGCGCCGAACTGGACAATTGCCGGGCCTTGTGACAAGGGGATCGGCAACAGGAGATGTCCATGACCACCACCCGTTTCGCCCCTTCGCCCACCGGTTACATCCATGTGGGCAACCTGCGCACCGCGCTGATGAACTATCTGATCGCCCGCAAGGCAGGCGGCACCTTCATCCTGCGTATCGACGACACCGATCCCGAGCGGTCGAAAGAGGAATATGTCGACGCGATCAAGCAGGATCTCGACTGGCTGGGCCTGCATTGGGACCGGGTGGAGCGTCAGTCCGAGCGGCTGGACCGCTATGCCGAGGCCGCCGACAAGCTGCGCGCGATGGGGCGTTTCTATGAAGCGTTCGAGACCCCGACCGAACTGGACCTGAAGCGCAAGAAACAGCTGAACATGGGCAAGCCGCCGGTCTATGACCGGGCGGCGCTGGCGCTGTCTGAAGGTGAGAAAGAGGCCCTGCGTGCCGAGCGCGGCAACGGGGTGTGGCGGTTCAAGCTGGATCAGGAGCGGATCGAGTGGACCGACGGAATCCTCGGCGATATCTCGATCGACGCGGCCAGTGTCAGCGACCCGGTCCTGATCCGGGGCGACGGTCAGGTACTCTATACGCTGGCCTCGGTTGTCGATGACACCGATATGGGTGTCACCGATGTTGTGCGCGGTTCGGACCATGTGACCAATACCGCGACCCAGATCCAGATCATGGCGGCGCTCGGGTTCGAACACCCCCGCTTCGCGCATCATTCGTTGCTGACCGGCCCGCAGGGCGAGGCGCTG
The window above is part of the Ruegeria pomeroyi DSS-3 genome. Proteins encoded here:
- a CDS encoding NAD+ synthase — its product is MADRFRITLAQLNPTVGDLAGNAAKARMAWEHGREAGADLVALPEMFVTGYNTQDLVLKPVFHDAAIAMIEALAEECADGPALAIGGPLVEEGKLYNAYLILKGGKIVSRSLKTHLPNETVFDEVRIFDAGPLGGPYSVGNTRIGSPICEDAWHEDVAETLAETGAEFLLVPNGSPYYRDKYDMRINQMVARVVETGLPLIYLNMVGGQDDQVFDGGTFGLNPGGALAFRMPVFDEAITHVDLERGSEGWQIVQGEVAPLPDAWEQDYRVMVESLRDYMRKTGFAKVLLGLSGGVDSALVAAIATDALGPENVRCVMLPSEYTSRSSLDDAEAVAQALGVRYDYVPISESRAAVTNTLAPLFAGTEPGLTEENIQSRLRGLLLMALSNKFGEMLLTTGNKSEVAVGYATIYGDMAGGYNPIKDLYKTRVFETCRWRNANHRLWMMGPAGEVIRPSVIDKPPSAELREDQKDSDSLPDYPELDAILDILVDQDGSIADCVAAGFDRDVARRVEHLIYISEYKRYQAAPGARLTPRAFWLDRRYPIVNRWRDPS
- a CDS encoding NAD(P)/FAD-dependent oxidoreductase; protein product: MPGPRPTDFYSDLALPKQVEVVVVGGGIIGVSAALELAERGVSVLLCEKGQIGAEQSSRNWGWVRLGMRDPREIPLMQAALEIWDGLDDRLGRSTGFVRSGILFAASGRRSVGNLERWARHVDGLETRARMIEGAELAAHLPGHSKLPRAALFMPQDGRAEPQWAAPAVAEGARDRGAQILTACAVRSVDVEAGQVTGVYTERGRVACSRVILAGGAWSRLFAGNAGVSLPQLKVLNTVLRSSPTVEGPNAAYWSDGFAMRRRADGGFTIAAGTQNTVDLVPDSLRLAHRFLPAFRQEWRSLRFRLSRRWLEEAQQARQWQPGDVTPFELTRILDPEPSQKHLRRAWNAARRAFPMLDGSEIMQSWAGMIDVTPDAIPVISDVPALPGLFIATGFSGHGFGIGPGAGRLVADLATGETPVVDPWAFRLSRFSDGSRVAPDPGY
- a CDS encoding MBL fold metallo-hydrolase, which codes for MTLKLSRRAALTGAASLPLAAAAAPVLAGGHGGKAAAPIARSFKLGSMGVTTLLDGSLPRDGAKDIFGGGASDEDFARVSAENFIPADMAQFFFTPTLIDTGAELVLFDTGLGQGGITRALDAAGVAPEAIDVVVITHMHPDHIGGMVTDGAPTFANARYVTGAAEYDFWSKAEAGNRVGDLVKSHVTPLAEKMTFVEPGASVAAGVTAVDASGHTPGHMGYMLESDGQQLMLTADLANHYVWSFAHPEWEVRFDMDKAKATASRRAILGMLAADRVPMIGYHMPFPAAGYVETRGEGFRFVPVGYQLMG
- the gltX gene encoding glutamate--tRNA ligase, with the translated sequence MTTTRFAPSPTGYIHVGNLRTALMNYLIARKAGGTFILRIDDTDPERSKEEYVDAIKQDLDWLGLHWDRVERQSERLDRYAEAADKLRAMGRFYEAFETPTELDLKRKKQLNMGKPPVYDRAALALSEGEKEALRAERGNGVWRFKLDQERIEWTDGILGDISIDAASVSDPVLIRGDGQVLYTLASVVDDTDMGVTDVVRGSDHVTNTATQIQIMAALGFEHPRFAHHSLLTGPQGEALSKRLGTLALRDLREQGVQPMALLSLMARLGSSDPVELRSDMAELIEGFDVTRFGAAPTKFDVQDLFPLTGRYLQALPLEAVAKDVAAAGVPEDLAAPFWSMARENITTLNDLAGWWALCRDGAEPLIADEDRAFVTEAMALLPEGPLDADSWGAWTQAVKEATGRKGKGLFMPLRKAVTGMERGPEMATLLPLMQVIRARG